The proteins below come from a single Plutella xylostella chromosome 2, ilPluXylo3.1, whole genome shotgun sequence genomic window:
- the LOC125490144 gene encoding uncharacterized protein LOC125490144, producing the protein MNSIEQLHFNNRLEICGIQLNEKEDPMAVTKQICEKLKLNAEDIMAAQTKISRAPAAKKRNPPTVLVTLREGRRDGWMESSRAATLTNAELAREGGRIFLREALTPATSFLLWKAKTELRESNMYKFVWCKNGVVLIRKSENDKIQSVRSVSDIEKFKNDGKPKPAC; encoded by the coding sequence ATGAATTCGATCGAACAGCTTCACTTTAACAACCGCCTTGAAATATGCGGAATCCAACTAAATGAGAAGGAAGACCCGATGGCAGTCACCAAGCAGATCTGCGAGAAGTTGAAGCTAAACGCTGAGGATATAATGGCAGCACAGACTAAGATATCCCGTGCACCGGCTGCAAAGAAGAGGAACCCGCCGACCGTGCTGGTGACGCTGCGCGAAGGTCGCCGCGACGGATGGATGGAGTCGTCGAGAGCCGCCACGCTGACCAACGCCGAGCTGGCCCGCGAGGGAGGCAGGATCTTCCTGCGCGAGGCCCTCACCCCGGCTACGAGCTTTCTTCTATGGAAGGCTAAGACGGAACTTAGGGAATCCAACATGTATAAATTTGTGTGGTGCAAAAATGGTGTGGTGCTAATAAGAAAAAGTGAAAATGATAAAATCCAATCAGTGAGATCTGTGAGTGATATTGAAAAGTTCAAGAATGATGGGAAACCTAAGCCTGCGTGCTAG